In the Sulfurovum sp. UBA12169 genome, GACCACACCAAAACCCTTCAAGGTCGAGTTTGAAGATGCCAAGCTTGAAGGCAATTTACAAAAAAGCGGTTATCATCGTGTTATCCTTGACGCAAAACTAAGCGGAGAAGTGGCATTGGATTGTGATAGGTGTGGCAGTGCATTCGGCTACACGTTAGAAAATTCCTTAAAGCTGACAATTAGTGATCAGGCAATGGAAGATAAAGATGATTTGGATATAATTGAATTTTTAGATGGCAGGATAGACCTGTCTTATATTCTAGAAAGCGAAATTAATGCGCTCAAGGGCTCTTACCATTATTGCAGCGAATGCAGTAAGAGTGATGAAGTTTTTGAGATAGAATTTTAAATAAATTTACATAAAAGGATATACAATGGCAGTACCTAAGAGACGTGTGAGCCACACAAGATCAGCAAAAAGAAGAACACATTATAAACTGACACTACCAATGCCGGTAAAAGATGCAGATGGTACATGGAGAATGCCTCACCATATGAATATGACTACCGGTGAATATAAAACAAAAGCGTAATACATGATTAAAATTGCAATAGATGCAATGGGTGGGGATTTCGGTCCCGAACCCATCATTGATGGTGTGGTTCAGGCACTTGAAAGTGAAAAGTTCCTTCCTATACTGGTTGGAAAAAAAGCAGAAATACTCGCACTTCTTCCACAATATTATCATGAAAAAGTCCAAATTGTTGAGTCATCTGATGTTATCTCTATGAGTGACCAAGCGACCAATGCACTCAGAAGGAAAGAGTCCTCTATCTATAAGGCAGTCGAATTGGTGCGCGATCATGAGGCGGATGCAGTTGTTTCTGCGGGACACAGCGGGGCCACAATGTCTTTGGCTACCTTGAGAATAGGACGTTTGCCTCATATTTCAAAACCGGCACTTGCCACATTGATGCCAAGTGTAATTCAGACAAAGACGCTTGTACTTGATGTTGGCGCCGTGGTGGACTGCACACCAAAAAACCTTTATGAGTTCGGTGTTATGGGAGAGGCTTATGCCAAAGAGATACTCAAAGTTGCTTCTCCAAGAGTAGGGCTTCTTGCTAACGGAGAAGAAGACAGCAAGGGAAATGCTCTCACAAAAGAAGCCTTTAAGCTGCTTAAGGGATTAAACGGTTTTGTGGGTAATGTCGAAGGGCGTGATATTTTTAACGGCCATGTCAACGTTGTCGTGTGTGACGGTTTTACCGGAAATATTTTACTCAAGACAAGCGAAGGGGTTGTTTCTACTATTTTTGCATTGATGAAACAGCATATTCGAAAATCGCTGCCTGCCAAAATAGGCGCTTTGATGATGAAGAAAAAAGTATTTGGCAATATGAAAAAACAAGTTGATTATGCCGAGTATGGCGGAGCACCGCTTTTGGGTATAAACGGATGCGTGATTATCAGCCATGGAAGTTCAAACTCAAAAGCAATTAAAAATGCAATATTCCAAGCCATAAGATATACTGAATCCAACGTAAATAAAACGATAGAAGCTCTTCTAGACGAAAATAAATAGCCCAAGAAAACTTTCTTGGGTTTGCCCCCCCAAACTCCCCTTTTATCTATTTATGGTAAAATAGCACACTTTATATTCAAGGACGATCATGTCACAAGCAAAGCAGAAATATGCTTCTTTCAGGTCAATAGGCGCGTATGTGCCTAAAAAGATCTTAAGCAATGCAGATCTTGAAAAAATGGTAGATACCACAGATGAGTGGATTGTGAAACGCACAGGAATAAAAGAGAGGCATATCGCGGCAGAAGACGAGTTTACAAGCGATATGGGAGCTAAAGCCGCACAACTTGCAATCGACAGGTCGGGAGTCTTAAAAGAAGATATTGATTTGATTTTATGCGCGACTGTTACGCCGGATTATTTTAATATGCCTTCAACTGCATGTATCATATCTAACAAATTGGATATTCACAACGTGCAGGCTTTTGATATTTCGGCCGCATGCAGCGGATTTGTCTATCTGCTTAGTATCGCCAAAGCATTTATAGAGTCCGGTATGAAAAAAAATGTATTGATTATCGGAGCTGAAAAATTCTCTTCGATTGTAGACTATACCGATAGAAGCACTTGTATTCTTTT is a window encoding:
- the rpmF gene encoding 50S ribosomal protein L32, yielding MAVPKRRVSHTRSAKRRTHYKLTLPMPVKDADGTWRMPHHMNMTTGEYKTKA
- a CDS encoding phosphate acyltransferase yields the protein MIKIAIDAMGGDFGPEPIIDGVVQALESEKFLPILVGKKAEILALLPQYYHEKVQIVESSDVISMSDQATNALRRKESSIYKAVELVRDHEADAVVSAGHSGATMSLATLRIGRLPHISKPALATLMPSVIQTKTLVLDVGAVVDCTPKNLYEFGVMGEAYAKEILKVASPRVGLLANGEEDSKGNALTKEAFKLLKGLNGFVGNVEGRDIFNGHVNVVVCDGFTGNILLKTSEGVVSTIFALMKQHIRKSLPAKIGALMMKKKVFGNMKKQVDYAEYGGAPLLGINGCVIISHGSSNSKAIKNAIFQAIRYTESNVNKTIEALLDENK